Within Candidatus Abyssobacteria bacterium SURF_5, the genomic segment TGCTCCGAATATGCGCTCGAGGCTGTCAGGAAGTATGGCGCGCTGAAAGGTTCTTATCTGACTGTTCGGAGGCTTCTCAGATGTCACCCCCTATGCGAAGGTGGAATCGATCCCGTGCCTTAAGCGCTTGCCGCGGCCGGACCTTGTGGAGAAGGAGTAGTATTTTTGGATAGAGAAACACAGCGAAATATGCTCATCGCGATCGTGCTGTCGCTGATTGTCATGATCGTGTGGAGCCGGTTTTTTGCGCCGAAGCCTCCGGCGCGGGAGGTCCCGCCCCAGCAGGCGATCGAGCGAGTCTATGACCAGCCCGCCGAGCCCCAAAATCCTCAAATCGAGTATCAGTCCGTTACGGAAGAAGTGTCCTCAGACCTCCTTGGTCAGGCGAGCGACGTCGTAGTGAAAACGCCGAACCTGGAGGCCACCTTCAGCACGCTGGGAGGCCATCTTGTTTCGTTGAAACTCCCGGAATTCGAATCGAAACGGGGCGGCAAAGTTGAGCTGGTCCCGCAAACAACGAGTCTGCAGAAACCGCTGGCTCTCGAGTTCCATGCCCCTGAATTCGGTGTCGATTCGGAAAAGTTCCTCTATAATCATGCCCTGTACGAGCCGACCGATTCCGCGCTCCAGCAGGTAGCGCAGCAGGCGCTTGAGGCCGCTGCAGGTGTTGGCTCCGCTTCCGGCGAGACCGAGGTGCGGCGACTGCTCGAGGAAACTCTGCCGAAGGGCCAGAATGACCCCGATTTGCGGTCGTTGGTCATAGCGGCGCTCAGCAATGAGTTGCCGGCGCAGGGTTCGGGCGAAGCGCTCGCGCAGCGGGCGCGAAGCCTGCAGGAAAGCAGCGTCCTGGTTTTCTCGCATCAGCTGTCGCCGGAGCTGAGGCTGATCAAGGGATTCGTTTTTGGACCGCAGCATTACTCGTTCGTCATGCATACCGTCTTCCAGAATACCGGACAGGCTGCGCTTTCGATTGGGAATGGGCGTTCGAGCTACTCGGTGATCTGGGCGCCGGGCCTGGAAAGTCCGGAGAAAACGCCGAAATCCGACGAGCTTGTCGGGGTGCACTTGGTGGGAAAGAATTTCGATCAGGAGACGGTAAGGAAACTGAAAAAGGAGGAAGAGTTTTCAGAGGAGCTGAAGTGGATCGGGCTGAAAAGAAAGTACTTCTTTGCGTCGCTTGAGCCTGCCGACACGGTGGTGAGCGCACGGATCGAGCCGCTCGGGGAAAAGGAGGAACTGGTAGGGATCAGCTTGAATATGCAGCCGCTGCAGGTTGAGCCAGACGGTCTGGCGGGCCACAGTGTCCGCATCTGCGCAGGGCCGATGCTCAAGGAAGTGCTCGACAGTTGCGGGTCCGGATACGGCCAGATACTGAATTTCGGGTTCTTCGACATCTTTGCCAAGATGCTGCTGGCGGCATTGCTGTGGTTTAATAAAGCCGTACAAAGCTACGGGCTCGCGATCATCCTGCTGACAATCGTGGTTCGATTGGCGTTGTTCCCGCTTAACCAGAAGAGCTACCGCTCAATGCGAGCGATGCAGTCGCTTCAGCCGAAGGTGAATGAGATCAGGGAGAAGTACAAGAAGAACCCGCAGGAAATGAACAAGAAGATGATGGAACTGTATCGGACGAACAAAGTCAATCCGATGGGGGGCTGCCTGCCGATCGCATTCCAGATGCCGATATTCATAGCGCTGTTCCAGGCGCTCAGGTACGCGGTCGAACTTCGCGGCGCCCGGTTCCTGTGGATGGTGGATCTCTCCGAGCCGGACAGGCTGTTCACCATCACGCAGCCATTCAATTTTTCGCTCAACCTTCTCCCTCTGCTGGTGATCGGGGCCATGGTGATACAGCAGAAGATGACCCCAATGGCCGGAGGCGGCCAAAGCGAGGCGCAGCAAAAAATGATGCAGTACATGCCGGTCATCTTCGGGTTCCTGTTCTACAGCATGCCGTCGGGACTCAC encodes:
- the yidD gene encoding membrane protein insertion efficiency factor YidD, which encodes MMRLLLILLIKLYQTFVSPLLPPACRFYPSCSEYALEAVRKYGALKGSYLTVRRLLRCHPLCEGGIDPVP
- a CDS encoding membrane protein insertase YidC, with the protein product MLIAIVLSLIVMIVWSRFFAPKPPAREVPPQQAIERVYDQPAEPQNPQIEYQSVTEEVSSDLLGQASDVVVKTPNLEATFSTLGGHLVSLKLPEFESKRGGKVELVPQTTSLQKPLALEFHAPEFGVDSEKFLYNHALYEPTDSALQQVAQQALEAAAGVGSASGETEVRRLLEETLPKGQNDPDLRSLVIAALSNELPAQGSGEALAQRARSLQESSVLVFSHQLSPELRLIKGFVFGPQHYSFVMHTVFQNTGQAALSIGNGRSSYSVIWAPGLESPEKTPKSDELVGVHLVGKNFDQETVRKLKKEEEFSEELKWIGLKRKYFFASLEPADTVVSARIEPLGEKEELVGISLNMQPLQVEPDGLAGHSVRICAGPMLKEVLDSCGSGYGQILNFGFFDIFAKMLLAALLWFNKAVQSYGLAIILLTIVVRLALFPLNQKSYRSMRAMQSLQPKVNEIREKYKKNPQEMNKKMMELYRTNKVNPMGGCLPIAFQMPIFIALFQALRYAVELRGARFLWMVDLSEPDRLFTITQPFNFSLNLLPLLVIGAMVIQQKMTPMAGGGQSEAQQKMMQYMPVIFGFLFYSMPSGLTVYFLVSTVLGLVQQYFVQKAA